One part of the Moraxella sp. FZFQ2102 genome encodes these proteins:
- a CDS encoding peptidylprolyl isomerase: protein MNTPILPNEEVRIAHGSTVSLHFEVSLPNGTVIDSTFDRPEPVSLTIGDESLLAGFEKVLINLKAGDTRTAHLPADEAFGQWNSENVQSFARAQFALSEPNPVVGMMMEFADKGQNSLVGVISEVNDDTVKVDFNHPLAGQEVLFKVQIFKVTPKGEVGVQLR, encoded by the coding sequence ATGAACACACCAATTTTACCCAATGAAGAAGTGCGTATCGCACATGGCAGTACAGTCAGTCTGCATTTTGAAGTCAGCCTACCAAATGGTACTGTCATCGACTCCACCTTTGACCGCCCTGAGCCTGTCAGCCTAACCATCGGTGACGAAAGCTTGCTTGCTGGTTTTGAAAAGGTACTGATTAACCTAAAAGCTGGCGATACTCGCACCGCCCACCTGCCTGCCGATGAAGCCTTTGGGCAATGGAATAGCGAGAATGTCCAGAGCTTTGCCCGTGCACAGTTTGCCCTATCTGAGCCAAACCCTGTCGTCGGTATGATGATGGAGTTTGCCGATAAAGGTCAAAATTCACTCGTGGGCGTCATCAGCGAAGTCAATGATGATACCGTCAAAGTGGATTTTAATCACCCATTGGCAGGTCAAGAAGTACTGTTTAAGGTGCAGATTTTTAAGGTCACACCAAAAGGCGAAGTCGGTGTTCAATTAAGATAA
- a CDS encoding LysE family translocator, producing the protein MFGELLLHFGIKEFATFVTATIIFAMTPGIDTVFVLNRAIGYDKHIGSMAALGVASGVLVHTVLAAVGLAAIVAKSAMLFSMIKYLGAAYLVYLGVMAIYHAIKNPTKLAIHSSSNAIPISAWQAYRSGLLTNVLNPKVALFFLAFFPQFIVATQVDNAAAYLLLGVVYAIISAVWLVALAMLAGTVLSKLLTSQKAKRYMDIGSGAVFVLMGAKVAVSD; encoded by the coding sequence ATGTTTGGCGAGCTGCTCTTACACTTTGGTATCAAAGAATTTGCCACCTTTGTGACGGCGACGATTATTTTTGCGATGACACCAGGGATTGACACGGTGTTTGTGCTCAATCGTGCCATTGGCTATGATAAGCATATCGGCTCGATGGCGGCACTTGGTGTGGCAAGCGGCGTGCTGGTGCATACGGTGCTTGCGGCCGTGGGGCTGGCAGCGATTGTCGCCAAATCAGCGATGCTGTTTAGCATGATTAAATATTTGGGTGCGGCATATTTGGTGTATCTAGGCGTTATGGCAATTTATCATGCCATCAAAAATCCAACTAAGCTTGCCATTCATAGCTCTAGCAATGCCATCCCCATCAGTGCATGGCAAGCCTATCGTTCAGGCTTACTGACCAATGTACTCAACCCCAAAGTGGCACTGTTTTTCTTGGCGTTTTTTCCGCAGTTTATTGTGGCGACACAAGTGGATAATGCTGCTGCCTATCTGCTACTTGGTGTGGTTTATGCCATCATCTCGGCGGTATGGCTTGTGGCTCTGGCGATGTTGGCAGGCACGGTATTATCCAAGCTGCTCACCAGCCAAAAAGCTAAGCGTTATATGGATATTGGCTCGGGTGCGGTGTTTGTGTTGATGGGTGCAAAAGTTGCGGTGTCGGATTGA
- a CDS encoding peptidylprolyl isomerase yields the protein MTTIANDTVVKFNYTLTNDKGETLDQSQGEPLAYLHGHHNIIPGLEKEMTGKKAGDKFKVTVKPEEAYGEYIAEAVQEVPRANFQGVDNIEVGMQFQSQTDDGHVMLVTVKDVNDEVVVVDGNHPLAGVELTFDVEIVEVRAATADEIAHGHAHGVGGHHH from the coding sequence ATGACAACTATCGCAAATGATACCGTTGTAAAGTTTAACTACACATTGACCAACGATAAAGGTGAGACCCTTGACCAATCTCAAGGCGAGCCATTGGCTTATCTACACGGTCATCACAACATCATCCCGGGTCTTGAAAAAGAAATGACTGGCAAAAAAGCAGGCGACAAATTCAAAGTCACTGTTAAGCCAGAAGAAGCCTATGGTGAGTACATCGCAGAAGCGGTACAAGAAGTGCCACGCGCCAATTTCCAAGGCGTGGACAATATCGAAGTGGGTATGCAGTTCCAATCACAAACTGACGATGGTCATGTGATGCTGGTGACTGTTAAAGATGTCAATGATGAAGTGGTTGTGGTTGATGGCAACCATCCGCTGGCAGGCGTTGAGCTGACCTTTGATGTTGAGATCGTGGAAGTGCGTGCAGCGACAGCTGATGAGATCGCACACGGTCATGCGCATGGTGTAGGTGGTCATCATCACTGA
- a CDS encoding solute carrier family 23 protein, translating to MMSWFPKWQPYQGDINTQPVATNEYLPVGQSIMLGLQHVLAMFGATVLAPLLMGFDANLAIMMSGVCTILFFLMTGGRVPSYLGSSFAFIGVVAAATAHATGSGANPNLSVALGGIIACGILYAVIGLIVMATGTRWIEKLMPPVVTGAVVMIIGLNLAPVTVKGVQGKPFELWMALITVLCMGMIAVFARGFMQRLLLLLGLVMAYVIYAIATNVMGLGEPINFGLIRDAAWFGLPNFSSPTFDTNAMLIIAPVAFILVAENLGHIKAVGAMTGENLTPQLGKAFVADGVATALSAGVGGTGMTTYGENIGVMAVTRVYSTIIFVVAGVFAMVLGFSPKFGAMIQTIPSPVLTGASIVVFGLITIAGAKIWIDNKVNFASNKNLMVAAITIILGTGDFGLMIGEFNLGGIGTATFAAIILHWFLSLREEKVGQAH from the coding sequence ATTATGAGCTGGTTCCCAAAATGGCAGCCTTATCAAGGCGATATCAATACGCAACCTGTTGCCACCAATGAATATTTACCGGTGGGTCAAAGCATCATGCTGGGTCTGCAGCACGTGCTGGCGATGTTTGGTGCGACGGTGTTGGCACCGCTTTTGATGGGCTTTGATGCCAATCTTGCCATCATGATGTCGGGTGTTTGTACGATTTTATTTTTCTTGATGACGGGTGGGCGTGTGCCAAGCTATTTGGGCTCAAGCTTTGCGTTTATTGGTGTGGTGGCAGCAGCGACAGCACACGCCACAGGTTCAGGGGCGAATCCAAATCTATCTGTAGCACTTGGCGGTATCATTGCCTGTGGTATCTTGTATGCTGTGATTGGTTTGATTGTGATGGCGACAGGCACACGCTGGATTGAGAAGTTGATGCCACCGGTGGTGACAGGTGCGGTGGTGATGATTATTGGTCTAAACCTAGCACCAGTGACTGTCAAAGGCGTACAAGGCAAGCCATTTGAGCTGTGGATGGCGCTGATTACTGTGCTATGCATGGGGATGATTGCGGTATTTGCTCGTGGCTTTATGCAGCGTTTGCTACTACTGCTTGGTCTTGTGATGGCGTATGTGATTTATGCGATTGCAACCAATGTGATGGGGCTGGGTGAGCCGATTAATTTTGGCTTGATTCGTGATGCTGCTTGGTTTGGTTTGCCGAATTTTAGCTCGCCAACCTTTGATACCAACGCCATGCTAATCATTGCGCCAGTGGCATTTATCCTAGTGGCGGAGAACTTGGGTCATATCAAGGCGGTCGGTGCAATGACTGGCGAAAACCTAACTCCGCAGCTTGGCAAAGCCTTCGTTGCTGATGGTGTGGCGACTGCCTTATCGGCAGGCGTAGGTGGCACAGGCATGACGACGTATGGCGAGAATATCGGCGTGATGGCGGTGACTCGTGTGTACTCAACCATTATCTTTGTGGTGGCGGGTGTGTTTGCGATGGTGCTAGGCTTTTCACCAAAATTTGGTGCGATGATTCAGACCATTCCAAGTCCAGTCCTGACAGGTGCATCGATCGTGGTGTTTGGTCTGATTACCATTGCAGGTGCGAAGATTTGGATTGATAATAAGGTGAATTTTGCCAGTAACAAAAACCTGATGGTCGCTGCCATTACTATCATTCTAGGCACGGGCGATTTTGGCTTAATGATTGGTGAATTTAATCTGGGTGGTATAGGTACGGCGACCTTTGCAGCGATTATTCTGCATTGGTTCTTAAGCCTACGGGAAGAAAAGGTAGGTCAAGCACATTAA
- the ileS gene encoding isoleucine--tRNA ligase — protein sequence MSEPIDYKNTLNLADTAFAMRGDLAKREPQWLEQWQKDDVYGQIRKARQGRKKYTLHDGPPYANGQIHLGHVVNKVLKDIIVKYKTLDGYDAPYVPGWDCHGLPIEQKVEGLLGKVGQEKDGRIISSTEFRGACRDYAKSQIALQMADFKRLGVLGDWENPYLTMNFQTEADTVRALAKIYENGHIVRGMKPVNWCLDCGSALAEAEVEYEDKTSDAIYVGFDIVNRETLAQTANITGSLQAVIWTTTPWTLPANQAISAHSELDYAIISSGERHFIVAKDLAEDFAKAIALEDFTIVTTVKGSELDTLKAQHPLIAERQVPIILGEHVTADSGTGLVHTAPAHGVDDYNVGRANGLPTENPVGGNGVYLPEAKVFVGEHIYKAQPKIIDTLSQSGHLLAHNKIRHSYPHCWRHKTPIIFRATPQWFISMEAKGLREQALKDIPEVIWTPAWGQNRIESMMNGRPDWCISRQRTWGVPIPFFIHKDSGELHPRTFELMEEVAKLIEQGGVEAWFDASAEAFIGADAQEYNKCTDTLDVWFDSGSTNFAVLASRDELSNPADLYLEGSDQHRGWFQSSLLVSESIYGRPPYKQVLTHGFTVDAKGHKLSKSKGNTKGFEPSDIANKLGVDILRLWVGSSDYRYEMAVSKEGFDRTTDMYRRIRNTIRFLLANTDDFDPASDLIDADKLVSLDKFILTRAKAVQDEIINSYTNMDFHQVCQAVMGFCSQDLGGFYLDIIKDRTYTTRADGHPRRSAQTALYHIAHALLRWIAPILSFTAQEAWQVLKGTDGYIFTAEWYELPTPAMTDISSDEWQAIVDAKDIINKAIEDARTDKIISSNLTAKVAITAPAQTAEILAKLGDELRFVFITSDATVNTGDVLSAVITPADGSKCVRCWHIRTDVGQDSSHPELCTRCIENLDNGEVRHYA from the coding sequence ATGAGCGAGCCAATCGATTATAAAAACACCCTAAATCTTGCCGATACCGCCTTTGCCATGCGTGGTGACCTTGCCAAGCGTGAACCGCAATGGCTTGAACAATGGCAAAAAGACGATGTCTATGGTCAAATTCGCAAGGCTCGTCAAGGTCGCAAAAAATACACTCTACACGATGGCCCACCGTATGCCAACGGTCAAATCCACCTAGGCCATGTGGTCAATAAAGTCCTAAAAGACATCATCGTCAAATACAAAACTCTAGACGGCTATGATGCACCGTATGTGCCAGGCTGGGACTGTCACGGTCTGCCTATCGAACAAAAAGTCGAAGGCTTACTGGGTAAAGTCGGTCAAGAAAAAGACGGCCGTATCATCTCATCGACCGAATTTCGTGGTGCTTGCCGTGACTACGCCAAAAGCCAAATTGCACTACAAATGGCAGATTTCAAACGCCTAGGCGTGCTTGGCGACTGGGAAAATCCATATCTGACGATGAATTTTCAAACCGAAGCCGACACCGTACGAGCACTTGCCAAAATCTATGAAAACGGTCATATCGTGCGTGGCATGAAGCCTGTCAACTGGTGTCTAGACTGTGGCTCTGCTTTGGCTGAAGCTGAAGTCGAATACGAAGACAAGACCTCTGACGCCATCTATGTCGGCTTTGATATTGTCAATCGTGAAACTCTGGCACAGACTGCCAACATCACAGGTAGCCTACAAGCAGTGATTTGGACAACGACGCCATGGACACTGCCTGCCAACCAAGCCATCAGTGCACACAGCGAGCTTGACTATGCCATCATCTCATCGGGTGAGCGTCATTTTATCGTCGCCAAAGATCTGGCCGAAGACTTTGCCAAAGCCATCGCCTTGGAAGATTTTACCATCGTCACGACCGTCAAAGGCAGCGAGCTTGACACCCTAAAAGCCCAGCACCCATTGATTGCTGAGCGTCAAGTGCCAATTATCCTAGGTGAGCATGTGACCGCTGATAGTGGTACAGGTCTTGTGCACACTGCCCCTGCACATGGTGTCGATGACTACAATGTCGGCCGTGCCAATGGCTTACCAACCGAAAATCCCGTCGGTGGCAATGGCGTGTATCTGCCTGAAGCCAAAGTATTCGTCGGTGAGCACATTTATAAAGCCCAACCAAAAATCATCGACACCCTAAGCCAAAGCGGTCATCTATTAGCACACAACAAAATCCGCCACAGCTATCCACATTGCTGGCGACATAAGACACCGATTATTTTCCGAGCGACGCCACAGTGGTTTATCAGCATGGAAGCCAAAGGCTTGCGTGAACAAGCTTTAAAAGACATTCCTGAAGTCATCTGGACACCAGCATGGGGTCAAAACCGCATCGAGTCGATGATGAACGGTCGCCCTGACTGGTGTATCAGCCGTCAGCGTACTTGGGGTGTGCCAATTCCGTTCTTTATCCACAAAGACTCAGGCGAATTGCATCCACGCACTTTTGAGCTGATGGAAGAAGTTGCCAAGCTTATCGAACAAGGTGGCGTAGAAGCATGGTTTGATGCTAGTGCCGAAGCGTTTATCGGTGCTGATGCTCAAGAATACAACAAATGCACCGACACGCTTGATGTGTGGTTTGACTCAGGCTCAACCAACTTTGCCGTATTGGCTAGCCGTGATGAATTATCAAACCCTGCCGATCTATACCTAGAAGGCTCTGATCAGCACCGTGGTTGGTTCCAGTCATCGCTATTGGTCAGCGAATCCATCTATGGTCGCCCGCCATACAAGCAAGTGTTGACGCACGGTTTCACCGTCGATGCCAAAGGTCATAAACTGTCCAAATCCAAAGGCAATACCAAAGGCTTTGAGCCATCTGACATCGCCAATAAGCTTGGCGTGGATATTCTGCGTCTGTGGGTCGGCTCATCAGACTATCGCTATGAGATGGCGGTGAGTAAAGAAGGCTTTGACCGTACGACCGATATGTATCGCCGTATCCGTAACACCATCCGATTCTTACTTGCCAATACCGATGACTTTGATCCAGCAAGCGATTTAATCGATGCTGACAAGCTTGTCAGTTTGGATAAATTTATCCTAACTCGTGCCAAAGCTGTCCAAGACGAAATCATCAACTCATACACCAATATGGACTTCCATCAAGTCTGCCAAGCGGTGATGGGTTTTTGTTCGCAGGATTTGGGTGGGTTTTATTTGGATATCATCAAAGACCGCACCTACACCACGCGTGCAGACGGTCATCCACGCCGCTCAGCACAGACTGCCCTTTATCATATCGCACACGCGCTACTCCGCTGGATTGCACCGATTTTATCATTCACCGCCCAAGAAGCATGGCAAGTGCTCAAAGGCACAGATGGCTATATCTTCACCGCTGAATGGTATGAACTGCCAACGCCTGCGATGACTGACATCTCAAGTGATGAATGGCAAGCCATCGTCGATGCCAAAGACATCATCAATAAAGCCATCGAAGATGCACGCACCGACAAGATCATCAGCAGTAACCTGACTGCCAAAGTCGCCATCACCGCACCTGCCCAGACTGCTGAGATTTTGGCAAAATTAGGCGATGAGCTTCGCTTTGTCTTCATCACCAGTGATGCCACTGTCAATACAGGTGATGTGCTGTCTGCTGTCATCACCCCTGCTGATGGTAGCAAATGTGTCCGCTGCTGGCATATCCGCACCGATGTCGGTCAAGACAGTAGCCATCCAGAGCTATGCACCCGCTGTATCGAGAACTTAGACAATGGCGAGGTACGCCACTATGCCTAA
- the lspA gene encoding signal peptidase II: MPNTNQIPNGSKAMGYYLIAIVVLVLDQISKYYFKFAFEEGDTVSVIEPVLNWTLAYNRGAAFSFLADQAGWQKWFFAILGLAVSGFIIAYLRKVPKGAGVLSLGLAMVLGGAMGNVINRIIHGYVIDFIHVHYADVWHYPIFNIADIGICVGMMLVVYDMLFLEKKRTLGQNS, encoded by the coding sequence ATGCCTAATACTAACCAAATCCCAAATGGCAGCAAGGCAATGGGATACTATCTTATTGCCATCGTCGTGCTTGTGCTTGATCAGATTAGCAAATACTATTTTAAATTTGCCTTTGAAGAAGGTGATACGGTGAGCGTCATTGAGCCTGTGCTCAACTGGACTTTGGCGTACAATCGTGGTGCTGCCTTTAGCTTTTTGGCAGATCAAGCAGGTTGGCAAAAGTGGTTTTTTGCGATCTTGGGTCTTGCTGTATCAGGCTTTATCATCGCCTATCTGCGTAAAGTGCCGAAGGGTGCTGGTGTGCTAAGCCTAGGGCTTGCGATGGTGCTGGGTGGTGCGATGGGCAATGTCATCAACCGCATCATTCACGGTTATGTGATTGATTTTATTCATGTGCATTATGCTGATGTATGGCATTATCCGATTTTTAATATCGCCGATATCGGTATCTGCGTAGGGATGATGCTCGTGGTCTATGATATGCTGTTCTTGGAAAAGAAACGCACACTTGGGCAAAACTCATAA
- a CDS encoding M61 family metallopeptidase gives MMSIQYRLDFGRFYDHLCDVTIQFNSAEDAPSLSMVTWIAGSYLIREFAKNITQVSYTIAGDDRVYRANKSDKHTFRLVHAKAGDAITVQYEIYCHDLSVRTAFVDQQRIFGNFSSLLLLIKNNQFTPATIELFLSKNFTNIHKNCSIACGLPHDIKHGDDGLTYQFAAMPSFEYLDYPFEIGTQDKFGFDVRDHAGRGIPHRAFIAGRHQADLTRLSHDLQKICQAYIDWLGSAPFADYTFMTMVTGNDYGGLEHINSTALVSPRSDLPSAAEPAVPSSDYQRYLGLCSHEYFHAWWVKTVKPDVMIDNPLIDEAYTPLLWVFEGFTSYFDDLMLLRAGVIDKESYLKLLAAQINRYLQTDGKAHQSVAESSFDTWIKLYRADENTANQGVSYYNKGALVAWLLDATLLENSDGKYRLFDVVKAFYERAHGKPYGMTTDSLDEVISEMMGKDQWQAFYQDYVIGTAPLPIGETLAKFGIDIKASTQTKPWGMTLDEKASGLKIKHLHRNSQASKAGLSFNDVIIAINGLKASSALLNRQIALQNTTGQAVQVHAFRRDELMTFDVLTADDDTPATTHKQMSLSGNGGAWLVF, from the coding sequence ATGATGAGCATACAGTATCGTTTGGATTTTGGCCGTTTTTATGATCATTTGTGCGATGTGACCATACAGTTTAACAGCGCAGAAGATGCGCCAAGTTTATCCATGGTGACTTGGATTGCAGGCAGTTATTTGATTCGTGAATTTGCCAAAAATATCACTCAGGTTAGTTATACGATCGCAGGTGATGACCGTGTTTATCGCGCCAATAAATCTGATAAGCACACCTTTAGGCTCGTCCATGCCAAAGCAGGCGATGCTATCACGGTACAGTATGAAATCTATTGTCATGATTTATCAGTGCGTACGGCATTTGTCGATCAGCAGCGGATTTTTGGGAATTTTAGCTCTTTATTATTGTTAATTAAAAATAATCAATTCACCCCTGCTACTATTGAGTTATTTTTATCTAAGAATTTTACTAATATTCATAAAAACTGCAGCATCGCCTGCGGTCTGCCACACGATATCAAGCATGGTGATGACGGGCTGACCTATCAATTTGCCGCGATGCCAAGCTTTGAGTATTTGGATTATCCGTTTGAGATCGGTACGCAAGATAAATTTGGCTTTGATGTGCGCGATCATGCAGGGCGAGGCATCCCCCACCGCGCGTTCATCGCAGGTCGCCATCAGGCAGATTTGACAAGGCTTAGCCACGATTTACAAAAAATCTGCCAAGCTTACATCGATTGGCTTGGCAGCGCGCCGTTTGCTGATTATACCTTTATGACGATGGTCACGGGCAATGATTATGGTGGGCTTGAGCATATCAACTCCACCGCACTGGTCAGTCCGCGCAGTGATCTGCCGAGTGCTGCTGAGCCTGCCGTGCCATCGAGCGATTATCAGCGTTATCTGGGTCTGTGCAGCCATGAATATTTCCACGCGTGGTGGGTGAAGACTGTTAAGCCTGATGTGATGATTGACAACCCTTTGATTGATGAAGCTTATACGCCGCTGCTGTGGGTATTTGAAGGATTTACATCGTATTTTGATGATTTGATGCTGCTACGCGCAGGTGTGATTGATAAAGAAAGCTATCTAAAATTATTAGCAGCACAAATCAATCGCTATCTACAGACCGATGGCAAAGCCCATCAAAGCGTCGCAGAATCAAGCTTCGATACTTGGATCAAACTGTATCGCGCCGATGAGAATACCGCCAATCAAGGGGTGAGCTATTATAACAAAGGCGCACTGGTGGCGTGGCTATTGGATGCAACTTTACTTGAAAATTCTGATGGCAAATACCGCCTGTTCGATGTGGTCAAGGCATTCTATGAGCGCGCGCACGGCAAGCCTTATGGCATGACGACCGACAGCCTTGATGAAGTCATTAGTGAGATGATGGGCAAAGATCAGTGGCAGGCATTTTATCAAGACTATGTCATCGGCACAGCGCCGCTACCGATCGGTGAGACTTTGGCGAAATTTGGTATCGATATCAAAGCAAGCACACAGACCAAGCCTTGGGGTATGACGCTAGACGAAAAAGCAAGTGGCTTAAAAATCAAGCACTTACATCGCAACAGCCAAGCAAGCAAAGCAGGCTTAAGCTTTAATGATGTCATCATCGCCATCAATGGACTCAAAGCAAGCAGCGCGCTGTTAAACCGCCAAATCGCCCTACAAAATACCACAGGGCAAGCGGTGCAAGTACACGCATTTCGCCGCGATGAGCTGATGACTTTTGATGTCCTAACAGCTGATGATGACACGCCTGCGACCACGCATAAGCAAATGAGCCTAAGCGGTAATGGCGGTGCGTGGTTAGTGTTTTGA
- a CDS encoding 1-acyl-sn-glycerol-3-phosphate acyltransferase, whose protein sequence is MVSFIRTQYNRSKKIIGMTSTLVGGFRAAQKVGAFGDGASRETLSPYVQQFCRRMAGSFGVKVVQVEPIPQTHGLWVSNHVSWLDIPVVGSVAPVFFLSKAEIGEWPIFGRLAKAGGTLFIKRGSGDAGSVSDQITAFLQGGSSVVFFPEATTTDGKQIKKIYGKLLKSAIDTGLPICPMVLAYVDQDGKLSDEAAYYGDRTMADSLKIVADSKGITAHVLPLAPISPVGKDIRALTDELQKVMEAGLAELHSRVLTA, encoded by the coding sequence ATGGTAAGTTTTATCCGCACCCAATACAACCGCAGTAAAAAAATCATCGGCATGACCAGCACCTTGGTCGGTGGCTTTCGTGCTGCCCAAAAAGTTGGTGCTTTTGGCGATGGTGCGTCGCGTGAGACGCTGTCGCCGTATGTGCAGCAGTTTTGCCGTCGTATGGCAGGCTCTTTTGGCGTCAAAGTCGTGCAAGTCGAACCCATACCGCAGACGCATGGGTTGTGGGTGAGTAATCATGTCTCGTGGCTGGATATTCCTGTGGTGGGGTCGGTCGCGCCTGTATTTTTCTTATCAAAAGCTGAGATCGGTGAGTGGCCGATTTTTGGGCGACTTGCCAAAGCAGGCGGCACGTTGTTCATCAAGCGCGGCTCGGGTGATGCAGGCTCAGTGTCTGATCAGATCACCGCGTTTTTGCAAGGGGGTTCATCGGTGGTGTTTTTCCCTGAAGCGACCACCACCGATGGCAAGCAAATCAAAAAAATCTACGGCAAACTGCTCAAATCAGCGATCGATACTGGCTTGCCGATCTGTCCGATGGTGCTTGCCTATGTCGATCAAGATGGTAAGTTGTCCGATGAAGCGGCGTACTATGGCGATCGTACGATGGCGGACAGTCTAAAAATCGTCGCCGATTCTAAAGGCATCACCGCTCATGTGCTGCCACTTGCGCCGATTTCACCAGTGGGTAAAGACATCCGCGCGCTGACCGATGAGCTACAAAAGGTGATGGAAGCAGGGCTTGCCGAATTACACAGCCGAGTGCTGACGGCTTAG
- a CDS encoding thioesterase family protein, with amino-acid sequence MPSYYQFLDRQEQADGSIIARYMSTIHAQGAWNEHEQHMAPATGIISHELQHFSPRTDMRIARISLDIFGLIHAGEFEITTHTIRAGRTIELIESVMTAKGKVSITARAWRLQMSDTSAVAGLEDTPVAISDNRWPMDVQWAGGFIRSVEACTDDRRAGSGVVWLSNDLEMVEGVPTTDFVRLMGMVDAANGVVPRIEQQTIEWLFPNLDLQIHLYRLPVGKRLGLQSIQQIGDDGIGLTSSILHDELGPFGRSEQILTVRQLHG; translated from the coding sequence ATGCCAAGTTATTATCAATTCTTAGACCGCCAAGAACAAGCCGATGGCAGTATCATCGCCCGCTACATGAGCACCATCCATGCCCAAGGTGCTTGGAATGAGCACGAACAGCACATGGCGCCTGCCACAGGCATCATCAGCCACGAATTACAACATTTCTCCCCACGCACCGATATGCGTATCGCTCGCATCAGCCTAGATATTTTTGGACTGATTCATGCCGGTGAATTTGAGATCACCACTCACACCATCCGAGCAGGTCGCACCATTGAGCTGATCGAATCAGTCATGACCGCCAAAGGCAAAGTAAGCATCACCGCTAGAGCATGGCGACTGCAGATGAGTGACACAAGTGCCGTCGCAGGACTCGAAGATACACCGGTCGCCATCTCAGACAATAGATGGCCGATGGATGTGCAGTGGGCGGGTGGATTTATCCGAAGTGTTGAAGCCTGCACCGATGATCGCCGTGCCGGTAGCGGTGTGGTATGGCTGAGCAATGACCTTGAGATGGTCGAAGGCGTGCCGACGACGGACTTTGTACGGTTAATGGGCATGGTCGATGCCGCCAATGGTGTCGTACCACGCATCGAGCAGCAGACGATTGAGTGGCTATTTCCCAATCTAGACCTACAAATTCATCTATATCGCCTACCCGTCGGCAAACGACTAGGCTTACAGAGCATACAACAAATCGGTGATGATGGTATCGGTCTCACCAGTAGTATCTTGCATGATGAGCTTGGGCCATTTGGTCGCAGTGAGCAAATTTTGACGGTGAGGCAGCTACATGGATGA
- a CDS encoding methyltransferase domain-containing protein, with amino-acid sequence MDDTAAQVNHASFWQNRYDQGQTNWDAGSITTPLKTYIDQLDNRHQRILIAGAGNAHEGAYLHQQGFDRVFLLDFATAPLERFAKAYPDFPRDHLLCQDFFDLDGLTFDLILEQTFFCAIHPKRQQDYVKQMHRLLATEGKLVGVLFDWQFETSPPFSGSIDEYLTLFSEYFYINTMAPCYNSISARQGKELFIHLTKK; translated from the coding sequence ATGGATGATACTGCCGCACAAGTCAATCACGCCAGCTTTTGGCAAAATCGCTATGACCAAGGTCAGACCAACTGGGATGCTGGTAGCATCACTACACCGCTCAAGACCTATATTGATCAGCTTGATAATCGCCATCAACGCATCTTGATCGCTGGTGCTGGCAATGCTCATGAAGGTGCTTATCTGCACCAACAGGGTTTTGATCGTGTGTTTTTATTGGATTTTGCCACAGCGCCGCTTGAGCGATTTGCCAAAGCTTATCCAGATTTTCCCCGTGATCATTTATTATGCCAAGATTTCTTTGATCTTGATGGACTAACCTTTGATTTGATTTTGGAGCAGACTTTCTTTTGTGCCATTCATCCCAAGCGACAACAGGATTATGTCAAACAAATGCATCGCTTATTGGCGACAGAGGGCAAATTGGTTGGCGTATTGTTTGATTGGCAATTTGAGACATCGCCGCCTTTTTCTGGCAGTATTGATGAATATTTGACACTGTTTTCAGAATATTTTTATATTAATACGATGGCACCTTGTTATAATTCCATCTCTGCCCGCCAAGGCAAAGAACTATTCATTCACTTAACCAAAAAATAG